A DNA window from Flavisolibacter ginsenosidimutans contains the following coding sequences:
- the hisIE gene encoding bifunctional phosphoribosyl-AMP cyclohydrolase/phosphoribosyl-ATP diphosphatase HisIE, whose amino-acid sequence MDVDFKKYPDGLAPAIVQDYNTQKVLMLGFMNEEALKKTEESGLVTFYSRSKKRLWTKGEESGHHLQLRQILLDCDKDSLLVKAVPTGPVCHTGADTCWSEKNHKEDFLSYLEQIIALRRVSDDQTSYVRQLFGKGINKIAQKVGEEAVELVIEAKDVNQQLFLGEAADLLFHYIVLLQAKNCSLADVIGVLEKRHQPK is encoded by the coding sequence ATGGACGTAGATTTTAAAAAATATCCCGACGGGTTGGCACCGGCCATCGTTCAGGATTACAACACGCAAAAAGTTTTGATGCTGGGCTTTATGAACGAAGAAGCGTTGAAGAAAACTGAGGAATCGGGCCTGGTAACCTTCTACAGCCGCTCCAAAAAAAGGCTGTGGACAAAGGGCGAGGAAAGCGGCCACCACCTGCAACTGCGACAGATTTTGCTGGATTGCGATAAAGATTCTTTGCTGGTGAAGGCCGTACCCACCGGGCCGGTTTGTCACACCGGAGCCGATACCTGCTGGTCGGAAAAAAATCATAAGGAAGACTTTTTAAGCTACCTCGAACAAATCATTGCGTTGCGCCGCGTAAGCGATGATCAGACCTCGTACGTTAGGCAGTTGTTTGGCAAGGGCATTAACAAAATTGCCCAGAAAGTGGGGGAGGAAGCCGTAGAGTTGGTCATCGAAGCAAAAGACGTTAACCAACAGTTATTTTTAGGCGAAGCCGCCGACCTGCTTTTTCATTACATTGTATTATTGCAGGCTAAAAATTGTTCGCTGGCCGACGTGATTGGCGTGTTGGAAAAACGGCATCAACCCAAGTAA
- a CDS encoding type 1 glutamine amidotransferase yields MLRIAILDLNEGKPNQGMRCIRQIISEWSEFHSIDTEWDEFEVRLENSLPGLGYDIYISSGGPGSPLEVSENGWEENYFRWIDSVLQYNGNPDNSRKKQVFFICHSFQLACRHLKVGEISERRKTSFGVYPVHVTLAGQHEPAFRGLGDPFYVVDSRDYQVTTTNVDKLLEEGSTILCIEKYREHVKLLQALMAIRFNEYMIGTQFHPEADAIGMSMYLQREDKKKTVIENHGEEKWRSMIEQLNDPDKIMWTYAHILPNFLAEAVKQLKPEMAV; encoded by the coding sequence ATGCTCAGAATTGCAATCTTGGATTTAAACGAAGGAAAGCCCAACCAGGGGATGCGCTGCATACGGCAGATCATTTCGGAGTGGAGCGAATTCCACAGTATTGATACGGAGTGGGATGAATTTGAAGTGCGTCTCGAAAACAGTCTGCCCGGTCTTGGGTATGATATTTACATTTCATCGGGCGGTCCAGGTTCACCGTTGGAAGTGAGCGAAAACGGCTGGGAGGAGAATTATTTCCGTTGGATAGACAGCGTGCTTCAATACAACGGAAATCCTGACAACAGCCGCAAAAAACAAGTCTTCTTTATTTGCCATTCTTTTCAATTGGCTTGTCGCCATTTAAAGGTTGGCGAGATTAGTGAACGCAGGAAAACTTCCTTTGGCGTTTATCCCGTTCACGTAACCTTGGCAGGACAACATGAACCTGCGTTTCGCGGTCTGGGCGACCCTTTTTATGTGGTGGACAGCCGCGATTACCAGGTAACCACGACCAATGTTGACAAACTGTTGGAAGAAGGTTCAACCATTCTTTGCATCGAAAAATACCGCGAACACGTGAAGCTTCTGCAAGCCTTAATGGCCATCCGTTTTAACGAATACATGATCGGTACACAGTTTCATCCTGAAGCCGATGCAATAGGCATGAGCATGTACCTGCAACGCGAAGACAAAAAGAAAACGGTGATTGAAAACCACGGCGAAGAAAAATGGCGCTCGATGATTGAACAATTAAACGACCCTGATAAAATTATGTGGACGTATGCCCACATCCTTCCCAATTTTTTAGCCGAAGCGGTAAAGCAATTGAAGCCTGAAATGGCCGTTTAA
- a CDS encoding MlaD family protein: MKITNEVKVGLLAIAAIIVLVIGFNFLKGSSFFSKPFTLYAHFPNIGSLEKSNDVKINGLTVGKVYNYKAADKEVNSITVEIRIDKDIAIPKNSVAFIDGSVLGSPYINVQKGTAGDYLKSGDSISTKLEMGLLGGLQAQVAPTITRLNETFDSLKLVIGGLNSIFDPSTKNNLRSLITNLTLSSAQLNQLLNAQSGALAQSLGNMNAITANLAKNNDAITSSIRNVEVTTSHLAGANIEGMVSALQSTINQLQSTIGKFNNNNGTLGLLMNDRGLYDKLEGNTTRLNQGLLSLEILLDDIRVHPKRYLNISVFGGKKAAEPITSPAAKDTVRVKY; the protein is encoded by the coding sequence ATGAAGATTACGAACGAAGTTAAAGTCGGCCTTCTCGCCATTGCGGCCATCATCGTTTTAGTTATCGGCTTTAATTTTTTAAAAGGTTCCAGCTTTTTTTCCAAGCCTTTTACGCTGTACGCTCACTTCCCCAACATCGGCTCTTTAGAAAAATCCAACGACGTTAAAATAAACGGTCTTACGGTAGGCAAGGTTTACAATTACAAAGCAGCCGACAAAGAAGTAAACAGCATTACCGTAGAAATCCGCATTGATAAGGACATCGCTATTCCCAAAAATTCCGTGGCTTTTATTGACGGTTCTGTTTTGGGCTCGCCTTATATAAACGTTCAAAAAGGCACGGCAGGAGACTATTTAAAATCGGGCGACAGTATCTCCACCAAATTGGAGATGGGTTTGCTCGGAGGCCTGCAGGCGCAGGTAGCTCCCACCATCACCCGTTTGAACGAAACCTTTGATTCGTTAAAGCTGGTCATTGGCGGTTTGAACAGCATCTTTGACCCAAGTACAAAGAATAATCTTCGTTCGCTCATCACCAATCTTACGCTTTCTTCGGCCCAATTAAACCAATTGCTTAACGCACAAAGCGGTGCGCTGGCGCAATCGCTCGGCAACATGAACGCCATTACGGCCAATCTCGCCAAGAACAACGACGCCATCACGTCTTCGATTCGTAATGTAGAAGTTACAACCTCACATTTGGCTGGCGCCAACATCGAAGGCATGGTATCGGCCCTGCAAAGCACCATCAATCAATTGCAAAGCACCATCGGCAAATTCAACAACAACAACGGCACGCTTGGCTTGCTTATGAACGACCGCGGGCTGTACGACAAACTCGAAGGCAATACAACGCGTTTGAATCAAGGTCTTTTGAGTTTGGAAATTTTGTTGGACGACATTCGGGTACATCCTAAACGCTATCTTAATATTTCCGTGTTCGGTGGTAAGAAGGCGGCCGAGCCAATAACTTCGCCGGCAGCCAAGG
- a CDS encoding TlpA disulfide reductase family protein: MKNLFLFLLSSALFFTSVHAQDSKRPLAETSKAGGFVISGNVQGLGDEEVNLLDARSGQVITKTTAKGGAFTIKGSVPEPSPCALVFGKMKNDSKTQQSVFLFLENTPVKISGSKADLKNMKVEGSASQKEFALFQQTFTPIFNNLNAVVTQINNASEDKKPVLMTRYNETLQRLQSEVEKFITPRRSSYVSLFVVSATMQAAENVTDVEKRFALLGDNLKNTVAGKEIASYISYAKVGAIGTDALEFTQNDVNDKPVSLSSFRGKYVLVDFWASWCRPCRAENPNVVKVYNKFKDKNFTVLGVSLDQQKGAWTQAISKDGLTWTHVSDLQFWNNAVAQLYHVQSIPQNFLVDPKGKIVAKDLRGEDLEKKLCEYLGCN; the protein is encoded by the coding sequence ATGAAAAATCTCTTTCTGTTTCTACTTTCCTCTGCCTTGTTTTTTACATCCGTTCACGCACAGGACAGCAAGCGGCCTTTGGCTGAAACCAGCAAAGCCGGCGGCTTTGTAATTAGCGGAAACGTGCAAGGACTGGGCGACGAAGAAGTGAATCTCCTTGATGCAAGAAGCGGACAAGTTATAACGAAAACAACGGCAAAAGGCGGCGCGTTTACCATCAAAGGTTCGGTACCCGAGCCCAGCCCATGCGCACTCGTTTTTGGAAAAATGAAAAACGATTCAAAAACACAGCAATCTGTTTTTCTTTTTTTGGAAAACACGCCGGTAAAAATTTCCGGCAGCAAAGCCGATCTAAAAAACATGAAGGTTGAAGGTTCCGCTTCGCAAAAAGAATTTGCCTTGTTTCAGCAAACTTTCACGCCCATTTTCAACAACCTTAACGCCGTTGTTACGCAAATCAACAACGCTTCGGAAGACAAGAAGCCGGTGTTGATGACGCGATACAACGAAACGCTTCAACGGCTTCAATCGGAAGTGGAAAAATTCATCACCCCGCGCCGATCTTCTTACGTTTCGCTCTTTGTTGTTTCGGCTACCATGCAAGCCGCAGAAAACGTTACGGATGTAGAAAAACGCTTTGCTCTTCTCGGCGATAATTTAAAGAACACCGTTGCCGGAAAAGAAATTGCCAGCTATATCTCATACGCCAAAGTAGGGGCTATCGGCACCGATGCACTTGAGTTTACGCAGAATGATGTGAACGACAAACCGGTTTCGCTTTCTTCCTTTCGCGGCAAGTACGTGCTGGTAGATTTTTGGGCAAGCTGGTGTCGTCCCTGTCGCGCCGAAAATCCTAACGTGGTAAAGGTTTACAACAAATTCAAGGATAAGAATTTTACCGTGTTGGGCGTTTCGCTTGATCAGCAAAAAGGTGCCTGGACGCAGGCCATTTCAAAAGATGGCCTAACCTGGACTCATGTGAGCGATTTGCAGTTTTGGAACAACGCCGTAGCGCAGCTTTACCACGTGCAATCCATTCCGCAAAACTTTTTGGTTGACCCGAAAGGAAAAATTGTTGCCAAGGATTTGCGCGGTGAGGATTTGGAAAAGAAGCTGTGCGAATATCTTGGTTGCAATTGA